In a genomic window of Bemisia tabaci chromosome 1, PGI_BMITA_v3:
- the LOC109036659 gene encoding enoyl-[acyl-carrier-protein] reductase, mitochondrial isoform X1 — MDPEEAFKEYQAQMQSFKCKKLVFKEFGDPLNVVHLEDCDVKEPYGAGEDAAGAGEPGRHKHDSREVPVKPKLPATPGMEGVGEIFKTGFNVTRLGEGDRVILSGEPIGSWSSLALFEANDVIKVPKRVPIEIAAGLVINTVTAHRMLTDFVELGPGTNVIQNGANSACGQNIIQLCKLWGLVSINIVRNRPNVEELKKQLIDLGANYVYTEEEFNALDEKDFFFTRPKLALNCVGGPLLTRMLKFMAPGATVVTYGGMSYKPITAPTTSFIFDDLTFKGFWLKRWNEDYRNKDKKESMMNELFELSAKGFLHAPAHKFVPFEKFKEALENTLSPKGLVGHKCILDFREMHAEQEKEWAKEREIRKAKEKEEIKRKGAIAKADLEKVMKERERQKTEEKDKGKK; from the exons ATGGATCCGGAGGAAGCTTTTAAAGAATATCAAGCACAGATGCAAAGTTTCAAGTGCAAAAAGCTCGTTTTTAAAGAGTTCGGTGACCCGTTGAATGTTGTTCACCTAGAGGATTGCGATGTGAAAGAGCCTTACG GTGCTGGTGAAGATGCTGCTGGCGCCGGTGAACCCGGCCGACATAAACATGATTCAAGGGAAGTACCGGTAAAGCCGAAGCTGCCAGCCACCCCGGGGATGGAGGGTGTCGGTGAGATCTTCAAGACCGGCTTCAATGTCACCCGATTGGGCGAAGGCGACCGCGTCATCCTTAGCGGTGAGCCGATTGGCTCTTGGTCCTCTCTTGCCCTATTCGAAGCTAATGATGTCATCAAG GTGCCGAAAAGAGTGCCAATAGAGATTGCAGCCGGTTTGGTCATTAACACGGTCACCGCCCACCGAATGCTAACGGATTTTGTTGAGctgggccctggtaccaatgtAATTCAAAACGGAGCCAACAGCGCATGCGGCCAGAATATAATTCAACTTTGCAAACTTTGGGGCCTCGTTTCTATCAACATCGTCCGGAATCGACCCAATGTGGAGGAGCTCAAAAAGCAGCTCATTGATTTAGGCGCCAACTATGTCTACACCGAGGAGGAATTCAA TGCATTAGATGAAAAAGACTTCTTTTTCACTCGACCGAAATTGGCTTTGAATTGTGTGGGTGGACCATTACTGACCCGTATGCTGAAGTTCATGGCCCCTGGCGCTACGGTGGTAACTTACGGGGGCATGTCTTACAAACCGATCACGGCACCGACCACATCCTTCATATTCGACGACCTCACGTTCAAAGGCTTCTGGCTGAAACGATGGAACGAAGACTACAGGAACAAGGACAAGAAGGAATCCATGATGAACGAACTTTTCGAGCTATCTGCCAAAGGATTCCTTCACGCTCCTGCGCACAAGTTTGTCCCGTTCGAAAAGTTCAAAGAAGCACTGGAGAATACATTGTCTCCCAAAGGATTAGTTGGACATAAGTGCATACTCGATTTCAGGGAGATGCACGCGGAACAGGAAAAAGAGTGGGCCAAAGAGAGGGAGATTAGGAAGGCCAAAGAGAAGGAGGAAATAAAAAGGAAGGGAGCCATTGCGAAAGCGGATTTAGAAAAAGTgatgaaagagagagaaaggcaAAAGACGGAGGAGAAAGATAAAGGGAAGAAGTAA
- the LOC109036659 gene encoding enoyl-[acyl-carrier-protein] reductase, mitochondrial isoform X2 yields the protein MEGVGEIFKTGFNVTRLGEGDRVILSGEPIGSWSSLALFEANDVIKVPKRVPIEIAAGLVINTVTAHRMLTDFVELGPGTNVIQNGANSACGQNIIQLCKLWGLVSINIVRNRPNVEELKKQLIDLGANYVYTEEEFNALDEKDFFFTRPKLALNCVGGPLLTRMLKFMAPGATVVTYGGMSYKPITAPTTSFIFDDLTFKGFWLKRWNEDYRNKDKKESMMNELFELSAKGFLHAPAHKFVPFEKFKEALENTLSPKGLVGHKCILDFREMHAEQEKEWAKEREIRKAKEKEEIKRKGAIAKADLEKVMKERERQKTEEKDKGKK from the exons ATGGAGGGTGTCGGTGAGATCTTCAAGACCGGCTTCAATGTCACCCGATTGGGCGAAGGCGACCGCGTCATCCTTAGCGGTGAGCCGATTGGCTCTTGGTCCTCTCTTGCCCTATTCGAAGCTAATGATGTCATCAAG GTGCCGAAAAGAGTGCCAATAGAGATTGCAGCCGGTTTGGTCATTAACACGGTCACCGCCCACCGAATGCTAACGGATTTTGTTGAGctgggccctggtaccaatgtAATTCAAAACGGAGCCAACAGCGCATGCGGCCAGAATATAATTCAACTTTGCAAACTTTGGGGCCTCGTTTCTATCAACATCGTCCGGAATCGACCCAATGTGGAGGAGCTCAAAAAGCAGCTCATTGATTTAGGCGCCAACTATGTCTACACCGAGGAGGAATTCAA TGCATTAGATGAAAAAGACTTCTTTTTCACTCGACCGAAATTGGCTTTGAATTGTGTGGGTGGACCATTACTGACCCGTATGCTGAAGTTCATGGCCCCTGGCGCTACGGTGGTAACTTACGGGGGCATGTCTTACAAACCGATCACGGCACCGACCACATCCTTCATATTCGACGACCTCACGTTCAAAGGCTTCTGGCTGAAACGATGGAACGAAGACTACAGGAACAAGGACAAGAAGGAATCCATGATGAACGAACTTTTCGAGCTATCTGCCAAAGGATTCCTTCACGCTCCTGCGCACAAGTTTGTCCCGTTCGAAAAGTTCAAAGAAGCACTGGAGAATACATTGTCTCCCAAAGGATTAGTTGGACATAAGTGCATACTCGATTTCAGGGAGATGCACGCGGAACAGGAAAAAGAGTGGGCCAAAGAGAGGGAGATTAGGAAGGCCAAAGAGAAGGAGGAAATAAAAAGGAAGGGAGCCATTGCGAAAGCGGATTTAGAAAAAGTgatgaaagagagagaaaggcaAAAGACGGAGGAGAAAGATAAAGGGAAGAAGTAA
- the LOC109036658 gene encoding adenosylmethionine-8-amino-7-oxononanoate aminotransferase, producing MNLAERDRKILWHPFTQEKTAPIPIAVKRAEGSYIYDVDDKAYLDLISSWWVNLHGHAHPKIAGAIYEQSLRLEHVIFAGFTHEPAVTLCEKLKALLPQKLSKFFFSDNGSTAVEVALKMSYQYWWNKDERDKTVFLSFEGAYHGDTFGAMSVGVTSGFHDPFSRLFFSVLTIPFPETWIGDDQVENKENHALQILERHLQADAHKIAALILEPLVQGASGMRMCRPEFVSRAVNLARQYGILIIFDEIMTGFGRTGSYFALEQVNFVPDFICVSKGLTGGFLPLAITATTDRIYDAFLSEHFTKAFAHGHSYTANPLGCAAGIASLELLTQPDVMAKLNRIHLTHKKELEKLSAAFTDIHRTRVTGTIAAFDIPYAQLLKPKFLEKGLLLRPLGNTIYLLPPYCISDSELEGAYKTVAEIIKSLGDNFGQGVN from the coding sequence ATGAATCTAGCAGAGCGAGATAGAAAAATCCTGTGGCACCCATTTACTCAAGAGAAAACAGCTCCGATACCTATTGCTGTCAAGAGAGCTGAGGGGTCATATATTTATGATGTGGATGATAAGGCATACTTAGATTTAATTTCCAGCTGGTGGGTGAATTTGCACGGCCATGCTCATCCTAAAATAGCAGGAGCAATATATGAACAAAGTCTGCGTTTAGAACATGTCATTTTTGCAGGATTCACCCATGAGCCAGCAGTGACgctttgtgaaaaattgaaagcattGCTCCCACAAAAGTTGagtaaatttttcttctccgatAACGGTTCTACAGCTGTTGAAGTAGCGTTGAAAATGTCCTATCAGTACTGGTGGAATAAAGATGAAAGAGATAAAACTGTTTTCCTCAGTTTTGAAGGAGCATATCATGGAGACACATTTGGAGCAATGAGTGTAGGAGTCACGTCTGGATTTCATGACCCTTTCTCCAGATTATTCTTCTCTGTTCTTACAATACCTTTTCCGGAAACTTGGATTGGCGATGACCAagtggaaaataaagaaaatcatGCACTCCAGATTTTAGAGCGTCACTTGCAAGCTGATGCTCATAAAATTGCTGCACTGATTTTGGAACCATTGGTCCAAGGGGCAAGTGGTATGAGGATGTGTCGTCCAGAATTTGTTTCCAGAGCTGTTAATCTTGCGCGCCAGTATGGCATTTTGATTATATTTGATGAAATCATGACAGGATTCGGTCGTACAGGATCCTATTTTGCTTTAGAGCAGGTGAACTTTGTTCCTGATTTTATTTGTGTATCCAAAGGGTTGACAGGAGGATTCTTACCATTAGCAATTACCGCCACTACTGACCGGATCTATGACGCATTTCTAAGTGAACATTTTACTAAAGCGTTTGCTCATGGCCACTCTTATACCGCTAATCCTCTAGGCTGTGCTGCAGGGATTGCATCTCTGGAATTGTTGACGCAACCTGACGTAATGGCTAAGTTGAACAGAATTCACTTGACTCATAAAAAAGAGCTGGAAAAACTTTCTGCAGCCTTTACTGATATTCATCGTACACGAGTCACCGGAACAATTGCTGCCTTTGATATTCCCTATGCTCAGTTGCTCAagccaaaatttttagagaaaggACTTTTGCTCAGACCTTTGGGAAATACGATTTACCTCCTTCCGCCATACTGTATCAGTGATTCAGAACTTGAAGGAGCTTACAAAACCGTAGCAGAAATTATCAAATCTTTAGGAGATAACTTTGGTCAAGGTGTGAATTGA